The following nucleotide sequence is from Salinigranum halophilum.
GTGAAGTCCGGTGAGAGAGTCCGACTCGTCGCAGACGGCGACGACAGCGAGGCCGCACTCGACGCCTTGGAGGACGTCCTCTCGACCGAAGAGGTCGAAGGATAGTTCAGTTCGGTTCAGTTCAGTTTTCGGTACTCACGGGCCTCTTCGGCCGCCGCAACCACCGAATCGAGCGTCGCCTTCTCGCTCGTCGCCTCCACGGCGGCGTTGACAGCCGCTTCGAGGACGGGTGCGTCCGCGATGCGTACCTCGCTTCCCTCACGCATCTCGACAGCGAGTTCGGCGTTCATCACGGCGCTTCCGAGGTCGACCAGGAGGACGACGCCGTCGCCGTCGTCGGCCGCTTCGATGGCTTCGCTGATTCTGTCTACAGAGGTCCCGAGGCCGCCGTCGTTGTCTCCACCAGCGGGTTCGATGCTCGCACCGGTCGCCATCTGTGCCGCCACCTCACAGATACCCTCGGCAGCCTTCGCCGAGTGCGAGACGACGACGAGGCCGAC
It contains:
- the dhaM gene encoding dihydroxyacetone kinase phosphoryl donor subunit DhaM codes for the protein MVGLVVVSHSAKAAEGICEVAAQMATGASIEPAGGDNDGGLGTSVDRISEAIEAADDGDGVVLLVDLGSAVMNAELAVEMREGSEVRIADAPVLEAAVNAAVEATSEKATLDSVVAAAEEAREYRKLN